One window of Paludibacter propionicigenes WB4 genomic DNA carries:
- a CDS encoding site-specific integrase: MQIKRNYLFFPDKEGTEAIGYKSDAKLRLRVRFDKSKIVNFNVGYRVDLKKWSTETQRCKSGTTHSKKKISASEINTEIQRLENLADNVFKCFEVMEYLPDEKEYRAAFNEANGKSTGKEPERAQTFFTIFDEFTRTMGWQNSWTSATFTKFSSIRKHLFSFDPKLDLKTLNEEQMQLFVAHLHKEDMRNTTIAKNVAFVKWFLRWANAKGYYPGNLHMVWKPKFKGTDGNQKEVIHLTWNELMSLYNFDFSQARMKVKDINGRPILTVSGNPKEIDLTDESKKMLGYVRDVFCFCCFTSLRYSDVAKLSRSDVRDTFISIVTQKTTDGLKIELNKYSKAILDKYKDVHFPKNKVLPVISNQKMNDRLKEMGEIAGINEDQRIVYFKGNERIEEVHPKYNLLTTHCGRRTFIVNALFLGIPAEVVMRWTGHSDYKAMKPYIKIVDLLKEQEMNKFNQV, translated from the coding sequence ATGCAGATCAAGAGAAACTATCTATTTTTTCCTGATAAAGAAGGGACGGAAGCGATTGGATATAAGTCCGATGCAAAGTTACGGTTGCGTGTCAGATTCGACAAAAGCAAGATAGTCAATTTCAATGTTGGCTATAGGGTTGATCTTAAAAAATGGTCAACCGAAACACAACGATGCAAGAGTGGGACCACTCATAGCAAGAAAAAAATATCCGCTTCCGAAATAAATACTGAAATACAAAGACTTGAAAATTTAGCAGATAATGTATTCAAGTGTTTTGAAGTCATGGAGTATTTGCCTGATGAGAAAGAGTACCGGGCCGCTTTCAATGAGGCAAACGGCAAATCAACAGGGAAAGAACCAGAACGGGCTCAAACTTTCTTCACTATATTCGATGAGTTTACCCGCACTATGGGTTGGCAAAACAGCTGGACATCCGCTACGTTCACAAAGTTTTCATCTATTCGAAAACATTTGTTTTCATTCGATCCAAAATTAGATCTCAAAACATTAAATGAAGAGCAAATGCAGCTCTTTGTAGCTCATCTTCATAAAGAAGATATGCGAAACACTACCATTGCGAAAAATGTGGCTTTTGTAAAGTGGTTTTTACGTTGGGCAAATGCTAAGGGGTATTATCCAGGCAATTTACATATGGTTTGGAAACCAAAATTCAAAGGGACAGACGGAAATCAAAAAGAAGTCATACATCTTACCTGGAATGAACTAATGAGCCTTTACAACTTTGATTTTAGTCAGGCTAGAATGAAAGTGAAGGATATTAACGGTAGACCAATCTTGACTGTTTCAGGGAATCCAAAAGAGATAGACTTAACCGATGAAAGCAAAAAAATGCTTGGGTATGTTCGGGATGTTTTTTGCTTTTGCTGTTTTACATCCTTGCGCTATTCGGACGTGGCTAAATTAAGCCGTTCAGATGTTCGAGATACATTCATTTCGATTGTAACGCAAAAGACAACAGATGGGCTTAAGATAGAGTTAAATAAATACAGTAAAGCAATTCTCGATAAGTACAAAGATGTTCATTTCCCTAAAAACAAAGTTTTACCGGTAATTTCCAATCAAAAAATGAACGACAGGTTAAAAGAAATGGGTGAAATCGCAGGAATAAATGAAGATCAACGAATTGTTTATTTTAAAGGCAATGAACGCATTGAAGAGGTTCATCCAAAATATAACTTGCTTACAACACATTGTGGAAGGAGAACATTTATTGTGAATGCATTATTTCTAGGCATTCCAGCTGAGGTGGTAATGCGTTGGACTGGACATAGTGATTATAAGGCTATGAAGCCTTATATAAAAATAGTAGATTTATTGAAAGAACAAGAAATGAATAAATTTAATCAAGTATAG